From a single Candidatus Dependentiae bacterium genomic region:
- a CDS encoding rod shape-determining protein MreC yields the protein MLGLTAWTAHYCFSNANTLETISSYVMYPVLVAQHKLIAPIKALFDNRRSMQEMHVLLQSMQAERDELLAQNVQLNSLMSYNEEIKELMLFKKQYNNADAILAQVLVRHFSDQSHYFLIDKGSNAGMKVDMVAIYKQCLLGKVVEVQPLYSKVMLVTDTVCKVAAYCAHTQASGIHEGNNQEQMTGLRYVSHLTEIETDDLVLSSGDGLVFPKGFALGKISSCTPEGLFYDVTVKPLLDLRRIEHCFIIQKGAVMGLDVNPGLMALCEEHENNMHEQKQLAQVSVQNQEPIKIAPIAMELMMPLPMQEPVVSVQELVQQQRYAAQDFYDFKPVIELLNNTVA from the coding sequence GTGTTGGGCTTAACAGCTTGGACTGCGCATTATTGTTTTTCAAATGCTAATACCCTAGAAACTATCTCATCATATGTTATGTACCCTGTTTTGGTTGCACAACATAAACTCATCGCTCCTATAAAAGCTTTATTTGATAATCGTCGTTCGATGCAAGAAATGCATGTGTTGTTGCAAAGCATGCAAGCTGAGCGAGACGAACTTCTTGCACAAAATGTCCAACTCAATTCTTTAATGAGCTACAATGAAGAAATCAAAGAGCTCATGCTTTTCAAAAAACAGTACAATAATGCCGATGCTATTTTGGCACAAGTTTTAGTTAGACATTTTTCTGACCAGTCCCATTATTTTTTAATCGATAAGGGCAGTAATGCTGGCATGAAGGTTGATATGGTGGCGATTTACAAGCAATGTTTGCTGGGCAAAGTAGTAGAAGTGCAGCCGCTGTATAGCAAGGTAATGCTTGTCACTGACACGGTGTGCAAAGTTGCTGCGTATTGTGCGCATACACAAGCAAGTGGCATTCACGAGGGCAACAACCAAGAGCAGATGACTGGCTTGCGCTATGTGAGCCACCTTACTGAAATTGAGACAGACGATTTGGTGCTTTCTAGTGGCGATGGTTTAGTATTCCCCAAAGGGTTCGCCTTGGGCAAAATTTCTTCATGTACGCCCGAGGGATTATTTTATGATGTTACCGTCAAACCGTTGTTAGATCTTCGTAGAATAGAACATTGCTTTATTATTCAAAAAGGTGCGGTCATGGGATTAGATGTTAATCCTGGATTAATGGCTTTGTGCGAAGAACACGAAAACAATATGCATGAACAAAAACAGCTCGCTCAAGTGAGTGTGCAGAACCAAGAACCTATCAAAATTGCTCCTATCGCTATGGAGCTCATGATGCCATTGCCGATGCAAGAGCCTGTTGTGTCTGTACAGGAATTAGTGCAACAACAGCGTTATGCCGCGCAGGATTTTTACGATTTCAAGCCAGTCATAGAATTACTGAACAACACCGTTGCTTAA